ATGTAGCATAAGTAAACACAAGGGGTTGGCTTATGAGTAAATTTTTTATTTTTTCTTCATTTATGGTTATTTTTGCTCTATCTAGTGCAGAAGCTGCATTGCATAAAGGGCAAAAAGAGTATTTGAAACAGTGTTCAAAATGTCATCCGGGCGGGCAGACATTTATCTCTAAAAAATATATTAGAGAGTGGGAACAGATTATGAAAAATAACGGTGAAGAGTTGGCAAAAATGCATTTAACCAGTGGCGATGAAAAAGCAAAGCCATCACATGAATATTTTAAAAATAAAGAATCAAAAGATAACGCAATCCATTTAATGCAATTTTTGATGGAGTATGCAAAAGACAGCGGTAAAGTTCCTGCCTGTAATTAAAAAAATATCTTTAAAAACTTTACAACACTATTTTATCCATCTAAAATAGTGTTTCTCTTATCGACTCTGCTTTGTAAAATCATTTAATTTAGCTAAAATACCAAACTTTTTAATATTGGAGAAATAATGGACAAAATGTGGTCTGGTCGCTTTTTGGCGGGTGCATCAACTCTTTTGGAAGAGTTTAACGGCTCTATCATGTTTGATAGAGAACTTTATATTGAAGATATTGAAGGCTCTGTTGCTCATGCGACAATGCTTGAAGCACAAGGGATTTTAACGGCTGATGAATTCACTCAAATAAGAGATGGATTAAATCAGGTTAAAAATGAGATTGAGCGGGGTGAATTTGAGTGGAAAATCGGCGATGAAGATATCCATATGTCTGTTGAAAAACGCCTCACTGCAATTATAGGCGATGCAGGGAAAAAACTCCATACTGCAAGAAGCCGTAACGATCAAGTTGCAGTAGATTTCCGCCGTTATGTTCTTCGTAAAAATTTAGAGATAGTTGACGCACTTAAGTTTTTAATGGATGAGATTTTGATTATTGCCTCAAAACATACCACTACGCTAATGCCCGGTATGACGCATCTTCAACATGCTCAGCCGATTAATTTTGCTTTTCATCTAAGTGCATATTTGTCAATGTTTAAAAGAGATATTGAGAGATTTGAGAGTTCATACGCAAGAAATAATATCTCTCCTTTGGGATGTGCGGCACTTGCCGGAACCCCTCACAAAATTGACAGAGATATGACCGCCGAGCTTTTGGGTTTTAGCGGCGTAAGCGTAAACTGCCTTGATACGGTAAGTGATAGGGATTTTGCATTGGAGATTTTGTTCAATATTTCAACTATGATGATGCATATATCCCGCTTAAGCGAAGAGTTGGTTATGTGGTCAAGCTACGAGTTTAGATTTATTGAGCTTAGCGATGAGTACTCAACAGGCTCGTCAATTATGCCTCAAAAGAAAAACCCTGATGTTCCGGAACTTCTTCGCGGTAAAACAGGACGGGTTTACGGTTCTTTGATGGGACTCTTAACCGTTATGAAAGGACTTCCTTTAGCTTACAATAAAGATACGCAAGAAGACAAAGAAGGTGTTTTTGATGCAGTAAAAACTGCGCAAATTTCATTAGAGATACTTAAAGAAGCACTAAAAACAATGACCGTCAAGCCTCAAAATATGTTAAGCGCTTGTAAAGTCGGACACTTAAGCGCTACTGATTTGGCAGATTATCTAGTTCAAAAATGTGATATCCCTTTTAGAGAAGCTCACTTTATTACGGGCAAAGCAGTAGCAAAGAGTGAAGAGTTAAAAATTGATTTGAGTGATATCGAGCTAAAATATCTTCAAGAGATAGATAGCAGAATCAGCGAAGATGTTTTAAAATTTTTATCAATTGAAAACTCTATGAATGCCAGAACTTCTGCAGGCGGAACTTCTACGCAAAGAACAGATGAACAATTAAAATATTTTAAAAACTTCTTGAAAATCTAGCCTGTTTCATAAAGTAAAATTAAGGAAAATAAAATATGAGAGTAACGATATCGCATTTAAATGAGATGAAGTTTGAAGCAAAAACGGAGAAAAGCAGTTTTATTATTGATTGCCCGGTTATAACCCCGATAGAGTATTTTTTGGCAGGAATTATCTCATGCAGTGCCACAGATATGGTTATGATGCCGAAAAATCAAAATAAAACAGTTACAAATTTAGTAATTGACGGTGATGCAGTTAGAAATGACGATTTTCCTAAAAAATTCAATACCTTGCATCTTGATTACAGATTTGATTCCGATGCGGATGATACCGTAGCTGCTAGATGGGTTATGGCTTCATTGGAGACATACTGTTCTACGATCAATACTATCAGAGATTCCGTAGCCGTATCGTACTCTGTAACTCATAACGGAAAAAAGATTAAAGAGAATGAAAAAATCATCTCAGGCGGCGGCTTAAAAATAGATATGGGAAAAATTGAGAGTTGCCCGTCGTAGGGCAACTTTAAATCATACTCTTTGGGTCTGCGTCGCTTAAATGCGACCATGCAAGTTTTGCTCCGCCAAGTATATGAAAATGGAGGTGTTTTACCTCTTGCCCTCCGTCTTCACCGATGTTTGTTATAATTCTATATCCGCTTTTGTCGATTCCTATCTCTTTTGCAACATCTTGCATAAATACAGTCATATCTTTCATAATTTGAGGCGTTACTTCATTAAAACTATCCACATGCACTTTCGGAACAGCCAGTATATGTACCGGAGCTTTTGGATTTATATCGTGAAACGCCAAAAAATTTTCATTTTCTAATATAATATTTGAGGGTATTTCGTTGTTAATTATTTTACAAAATATGCACATTACACTTCCTTTTTTTTATTAGAGTTCTTGCAGAACTCAATTTGAACGCCAAATAAGCAAAGCCCATTTAGCTACGCTAGCCGCTATGGCACTAAAGTTTGCCTTTTGCAAGGCAATAGACTTCTTACAGTTTTGTAAGAAGTCTATTTATTGTAGCATATAAAATAATAAATGAAGCTATATATAAATTATATTTGACTATAATCCCCTAAAAATTTAAGAGGGAAATTCCCTCCAGTACGGGTGAGTCTATTGAAAGATTGGTATGACGCGATAAAAGAAGCACAGAGTGTTGATAAAATTGAAGAAATTCGTATAGCCGTGTTTGGAAAAAAAGGTGTTTTGGCGGCAGAATTTGCTAGAATGAAAGAAGCACCTGATGAAGAAAAATCAAAAATTGCACAAGAGTTAAACATTCATAAAAATGCACTTATGAATGAATTAACTGCTAGAAAAATAGTTCTTCAAACATTAGAACTGCAAGCACATATGAAAGCGCAAGCCGTTGATGTGACTATGTTTAGCTCAAATTCCCAAGCAGGCGCACTGCATCCGGTTATGGAGACTATGGATAAAATAGTAGAATATTTTTCATCTATGAATTTTGCAGTAAGAACGGGAACAATGGTGGAGGATGATTTTAATAACTTTGAAGCTCTAAATCTTCCAAAATATCATCCTGCCCGCGATATGCAAGATACATTTTATTTTAAAGACGAGATGCTGCTTCGTACACATACATCGCCAGTTCAGATAAGAACAATGATGAGTACAAAGCCTCCTATCCGCATGATAGCACCGGGAGCAGTTTTTAGAAGAGATTACGATATCACCCATACTCCTATGTTTCATCAAGTCGAGGGGCTTTTGGTTGATCAAGAGGGAAAGGTCTCTTTTGCAAATCTGAAGTTTATTTTAGAAGATTTTTTAAAGTATATGTTTGGTGATGTAAAAGTTCGTTTTCGTCCTAGTTTCTTCCCTTTTACGGAGCCTTCGGCAGAGGTAGATATTTCATGTGTATTTTGTAAAGGCGAGGGTTGCAGAGTTTGTTCTAAAACCGGATGGCTGGAAGTCTTAGGTTGCGGAATCGTAGATCCTAATGTCTTTAAAGCAGTAAAATATGAAAATGTGAGTGGATATGCTTTTGGTCTCGGTGTTGAGAGATTTGCAATGCTGATTCATCAAATAGGAGATCTTCGTTCGCTTTTTGAGGGAGATATTAAGTTGCTGGAGCAGTTTCGATGATAGTTACTAGAAGTTGGTTAAACGAGTGGATAGATTTAAACGGTATATCTACGGATCAGTTGGTAAAAACATTTAACTCTATCGGTTTAGAGGTAGACAGTATCTCAACTTATAAAGTTCCTCAAAAAATAGTATTCGGTAGAGTTTTAGAGTGCGAAAAGCACCCGGATGCGGATAAGTTGAATGTTTGTAAAGTAGATGTCGGAGATGCTGTTTTACAAATTGTTTGCGGTGCTTCAAATGTTAGAGCCTCTCTTGATGTAGTAGTTGCAACAGTCGGTGCAGTTATGCCTGACGGAATGGTTATAAGACAGGCAAAACTTCGCGGTGTTGAGTCTGAGGGTATGATTTGTTCTGCTAAAGAGATAGGTTTGCCGGATTCAAAAGATGGAATAATGGAGCTTGATGGCAGTATCGGAAAATTCAAACTGGGTCAAGAAGTTTGTGAAAACACGATATTTAGCGATGATATTATAGAGATAGAGCTAACCGCTAATCGTGGTGACTGTTTAAGCATTAGAGGTATTGCAAGAGATTTGAGTGCAGCTTTTGATAGAGTGCTTAGAGAAAGAAATATAAAAGAGAGTGAAGAAAAAAGAGTCGGGATAGGACGGATTTTAGCTCTTTCGCATGAAAATAATTTAAATGTAAATATTCGCTATAAAGCTGTGGATTTAAAAGAATTAAAATTGTCTTTTGTCGTTAAACTTAGACTTTTACAAATAGAAGAGAAAAAAGAGACGGATATAGAGTCTGCTATAGCCTATGCAACGCATAGCAGCGGAGTTGTTTTAAGAGCATACAATCATAGCTTTTTCTGTGCCAAAGATGAGATTTTGGCAAAAGCATCATTATGTCAGGATGAGAATGGTTTTGCATCAATAATGGCAAGAGAAAATAAGAAAGCTTCCACTATAGGAATAACTCAAGAAGATGCTTCTAAAGCAACTAGCGATGAGGGAATTGTCTTAATTGAAGCTAGCTATATTCCGCCGGATATTATCTCTAAAAAAATGCAAAGTAAAAAAATGGCTGTCGGTCATAGTTACTATAGAGCTTCAAGAGGGAGCGAACCTGATTTAGATCAAGGTTTGAATTATTGTATAGATTTTATTGAATCAAACTCTGCTTCATCAGTTTTTGGCGGTACGATTGAACTTTATGATATGCACGAAGATAAAATCATAAGCGTCAGTAAAAAAGAGATTGATGAGATTGTCGGTGCCAATATTGATAAAGCTAAAATAACAAAAATATTAAAAAACTTGGGTTTTGAGACTACCAAGTTATCAGCTGAGGATTTTGTTGTTTCGGTTCCGAAATTTAGACACGATATATCAAACAGACAGGATATTGCCGAAGAGATTGTTCGTTTAATCGGTATTGACAATATCCCTTCAAAGCCTTTTACCTTTACTGAAGACAACAGACTCGGGGATGATTATTTTAGGTATAAAAAAAGACAGACATATAGACATAAAGCAGCTTATAGCGGATTTTTTGAGTCTGTCTCTTTTGTTTTTGACGATAAAAAAATTTTACAAGAGTATGGATTTGAAACCCTTGATGAGAGTAAAGAACTGCTTAATCCTATCGTAAATACGCTAGATACTCTAAGATCTACACTCTTGAGTGGATTGCTTAGAGCTGCATCAAACAACTCTAAAAACGGATACTCGTCGGTAAAACTATTTGAAGTAGGTTCCGTATTTAGCTCACAAAGAGAAGAATCTTTAAAGATGGCTATGCTCTTTAGCGGAGATAGAGAGTCCCAAAGTTTATCAAACTTTGGGAAACCATTAAAAGTCGATTTTGGATTTTTTGCTCAAAGAGTTTCAAATATTATAGGAGAGTTTGAACTTCGTGAGTTTAAAACGAGACATTCGCTCTCACACCCTTTTCAGTGTGCTGCCGTAGTCATAGACGGTGAAACTGTCGGAGAGCTTTTCCGTCTTCATCCAAATGTAGAAGAGAGTTATGATTTAGGCGTAACATATATGTGTGAACTTGATTTTGAAAAACTGCCGAGCGGTCTAAAAACTGCAAAAAGAACTTCAAAATATCAAGCGTCATATAGAGATTTGAGTATTGTAATGCCAAAAGAGATGAGTTACGAAAAAGTCAAAGATGTTATAGAAAAATCTGAAATAGAGAAGCTTGTTCGTTTTTATCCTGTTGATAAATATTGTGATGAATCACTAGGTGAAAATATGAGTCTATCTATCCGTTTTGTTTTGCAATCAAATGATAAAACGCTTGAAGAAGAAGATATTACAGAAGCAATGGATACTATTTTAAATGCTCTTAGCAGTGAACTTGGGATTGGGATTAGATGAAAAGTATAAAAGTTAGCAAAGCGGCGAAATTTTCACTTCGTATTTCTGAGATAGCACCTGATAAATCAATATCTCACAGATGCGCAATGTTTGCTATGTTAGCAGACGGAACAAGCGAGATAACTAACTTTTTAAGAGCAGAAGACACGCTAAACTCTCTAAAAATCGTAAAAAATTTAGGTGCAACAGTAGAAGATGACGGTGTAACTATAAAGATAAGTTCTGACGGTATAAAAGAGAGCAGCGAAATACTAGATTGCGGAAATTCAGGAACGGGAATGAGGCTTTTTTGCGGGCTTTTAAGTTCGGCAGAGGGGCATTTTGTTTTAACGGGAGACGAATATCTTCGCCGTCGTCCTATGAAGCGTGTAACTGCTCCGCTTCGTGATATAGGTGCAAAGCTTGATGGCAGAAATAACGGTGATTTGGCACCGCTGAGCATAAGAGGAGCGTCTCTTAGAGCATTTAATTATGAGAGTAAAATCGCTTCGGCACAAGTTAAGAGTGCTATGATTTTAGCTGCTCTACGAGCTGATGGAGAGTGTAGCTATAGTGAGCCGGAACTTAGCCGAGATCATACAGAGAGAATGTTAAAAGGTATGGGCGCGGGGATAGAAGTAGATGGACTTGTAACTAAAATAAAACCTATGAAAAAACTTCTCTCACCATTAAAAATAAGGGTTCCGGCTGACCCATCAAGTGCGTTTTTCTTTGCAGTTGCAGCTGCGATTACTCCAAATTCAGATGTTGTTTTAGAGGGTGTTACGCTAAATCCGACACGCATTGAAGCATTTGAAGCATTACGCAGAATGGGTGCCGATATAAGATATGAGACTACGGATAACAAGTATGAGCCGATTGGAAATATATATGTAAGACAGGCTCCGCTTAAAGCTATAACGGTTGAAGATAATATATCTTGGCTTATTGACGAACTTCCGGCACTCTCTATCGCTTTTGCGTGTGCAGAGGGTGTGAGTGTGGTAAAAAATGCAGAGGAACTTAGAGTCAAAGAGAGTGATAGGATTTCAACCGTAGTAAACGGACTTAGAGCTTGCGGGATTGAAGTGGATGAAGTTCATGACGGTTATAGCGTAAAAGGCTCAGAACTTAAAGCTTCTACTATCAACAGCCATGGAGACCACAGAATAGCTATGAGTTTTATGATAGCGGGTATTAAGTGTGGAATAGAAGTAGAGGATGTTGAGTGTGTAAATACCTCTTTTCCAAACTTTTTTGAACTTTTACAAAAAATCACTAAAATAGAAGCAGTATGAAAATTGAACTTGCCGAGAGTTATGGGTTTTGTTTTGGAGTAAAACGAGCTATAAAAATAGCAGAAGAGAATAAAAATTCTGCAACATACGGTCCGTTAATACATAATTCTAAAGAGATTGAACGCTTAGAGAAGGATTTTAATGTCGGGCTTTCCGATAATCATAAAAGTTTTGCCTCGGGTGATAAAGCCGTAATCAGAACTCATGGCATCCCAAAAAATGAGTTAGCTGAGTTAAAGGCGAATAATGTAAATGTTGTTGATGCAACTTGCCCGTATGTTACAAAACCGCAGCAAATTTGTCAGGAGATGAGCAAACAAGGGTATGAGATAATTATTTTCGGCGATGATGCCCATCCGGAGATTAAAGGCGTAAAAAGTTATGCAATGTACGGTGCAACCGTGGTTACATCGCCAAAAGACCTTGAAAATCTAAAGTTAAAAGAGAAGATTGCTTTAGTCGCTCAAACGACAAGACGAGTTGAGGATTATATGGAAATTGCAAACTATCTTATCCCAAGACATAAAGAAGTCAGGGTTTTTAACACGATATGCAATGCAACTTTTGAAAATCAAGAGGCTGTTAGAAAAATTTCTGCCAAAGCCGATGTTATGATAATCGTAGGCGGAAAAAATTCTTCAAATACTAAAGAGCTTTTTAAAATATCTTGCGACAATTGCAAAGACAGTTATCATATCGAAGATGAAAAAGAGTTGGATTTCTCATGGTTTGACGGTAAGGAGTTTTGCGGTATAAGTGCCGGTGCCTCAACGCCTGATTGGATTATACAAAATGTTGTTAATGCGATTGAAAATAATTTAAAAAATTAAAAAGTAATCTGCTTTTTATAGTTCTATTTCTGCATAAATTAATCAATAATTAGGTATAATCACGAAATTTTTATGTAACAGAGGATAGGTAATGGCGTTCGATAACGAATCATTTGAAGAAGAGAATTTTGCAGAAATGTTTGCTGCAAGCGAGAAGCAGCAAGAGACAAGTCGCATTGTAGAGGGTGAAATTGTTGAAATCCAAATGGATGAAAATAGAGCATTAGTAGGTGTTGGCGATAAACTGGAGGGTATTCTTAGTTTAGACGAAATCAGTGAAAATGGTAAATTGAAATTCAATGTTGGTGATAAAATTAAAGTAATGGTTACGGGATACTATAATGAGCGTCCTAAAATATCATATAAAAAAGTTTTAGAGCAACAAAAAACTATTGATTTTATTGATCAACACAAAGAAAACTTCGAAGATATAATTATTGACGGTGTCATTACTAAGAAAAATCGCGGCGGTTATGTAGTTGAAGCTGACGATGTGTCATTCTTTATGCCTCGTTCTTTAGCTGCTTTTAAAGATAACGATGAAGTTGTCGGCCGTAAAATCAAGGCTCAAGTAGTAAAAATAGATCCTGAGCAAAACTCAATCGTCGTATCTCGCCGTAAACTTTTTAACGATGAACGCAAAAAGAAAAAAGAGATTATTGACAAACTAATGGAAAATGATGCTCTTGTTGAGGGTACTATCAAAAAAATCACAAGCTACGGTATGTTTGTAGATGTAGGCGGGGTTGACGGTTTAGTACATTACAACGAAATCAGCTATAAAGGTCCCGTTAATCCTTCTAAGCTTTACAAAGAGGGCGATAGCGTAATGGTTAAGGCTATCTCTTACGATAAAGACAAAAGACACCTTTCATTATCTATTAAAGCAGTTCAATCTGATCCTTGGGCAGAAGTTGAGAGCGAGTTGGATGAGGGTGACACAATTACCGTAACTGTTTCAAATGTTGAAGCTTACGGTGTATTTGTCGACCTAGGAAACGATATTGAAGGCTTCTTGCATATATCTGAAATTTCTTGGGACAAAAATGTTAAAAATCCTAGCGATTACTTAAAAGTCGGTCAAGAAATTGATGTAGAAGTAATCGAGATAAACCCAAAAACTCATAAGCTTCGTGTTTCATTAAAAAGACTTTTACCAAAACCGTTTGATGAATTTATGAAAAATCACCATGAAGGTGATGTGATTTCAGGAACTGTTACATCTTTAACCGATTTTGGTGCATTTGTCCGTATTGACGGTGTTGAAGGTTTACTACACAATCAAGATATCTCTTGGGATAAAAATGTTAAGTGTAAAGATGTTCTAAAAGCAGGTGACAAAGTTGAAGTTAAGATTGCTAAAATCAATGCTGAAGATCAGAAAATATCATTAAACAGAAAAGCTCTTTTAGAGAGTCCGATAGATGCATTTGCAAAAACTCATAAGTTAAACAGCATTGTAACCGGAACAATTCGTGATATTAAAGATTTCGGTGTATTTGTATCTTTAGGAGAAGGTGTTGACGCACTTATCCGTGACGAGGATCTTGCTCCGTTAGAAAAAAGCGATTTAGCAGTGGGTCAAAAAATTGAAGCTGCAATCGCAGTCGTAGATACTCGCCGTGATCGTATTCGTCTATCTGTTAAAAAATTAGACTACATAAAAAGCCAAGCGATGCTTGAAGAGATTAATGACAATCACTCACACTCGTTAGGTGATTTAATTAAAGATAAATTTAAGTAAAAATTGTGCGAAAGATTTTAAAATGGCTCACTCCACTCATTGCAGTGGGAGTGGCTATTTTTATCGTTATTTTTCTTATTTCAATTAACTCAAATGAA
This portion of the Sulfurimonas sp. genome encodes:
- a CDS encoding cytochrome C, whose product is MSKFFIFSSFMVIFALSSAEAALHKGQKEYLKQCSKCHPGGQTFISKKYIREWEQIMKNNGEELAKMHLTSGDEKAKPSHEYFKNKESKDNAIHLMQFLMEYAKDSGKVPACN
- the argH gene encoding argininosuccinate lyase codes for the protein MDKMWSGRFLAGASTLLEEFNGSIMFDRELYIEDIEGSVAHATMLEAQGILTADEFTQIRDGLNQVKNEIERGEFEWKIGDEDIHMSVEKRLTAIIGDAGKKLHTARSRNDQVAVDFRRYVLRKNLEIVDALKFLMDEILIIASKHTTTLMPGMTHLQHAQPINFAFHLSAYLSMFKRDIERFESSYARNNISPLGCAALAGTPHKIDRDMTAELLGFSGVSVNCLDTVSDRDFALEILFNISTMMMHISRLSEELVMWSSYEFRFIELSDEYSTGSSIMPQKKNPDVPELLRGKTGRVYGSLMGLLTVMKGLPLAYNKDTQEDKEGVFDAVKTAQISLEILKEALKTMTVKPQNMLSACKVGHLSATDLADYLVQKCDIPFREAHFITGKAVAKSEELKIDLSDIELKYLQEIDSRISEDVLKFLSIENSMNARTSAGGTSTQRTDEQLKYFKNFLKI
- a CDS encoding OsmC family protein, coding for MRVTISHLNEMKFEAKTEKSSFIIDCPVITPIEYFLAGIISCSATDMVMMPKNQNKTVTNLVIDGDAVRNDDFPKKFNTLHLDYRFDSDADDTVAARWVMASLETYCSTINTIRDSVAVSYSVTHNGKKIKENEKIISGGGLKIDMGKIESCPS
- a CDS encoding histidine triad nucleotide-binding protein, with the translated sequence MCIFCKIINNEIPSNIILENENFLAFHDINPKAPVHILAVPKVHVDSFNEVTPQIMKDMTVFMQDVAKEIGIDKSGYRIITNIGEDGGQEVKHLHFHILGGAKLAWSHLSDADPKSMI
- the pheS gene encoding phenylalanine--tRNA ligase subunit alpha encodes the protein MKDWYDAIKEAQSVDKIEEIRIAVFGKKGVLAAEFARMKEAPDEEKSKIAQELNIHKNALMNELTARKIVLQTLELQAHMKAQAVDVTMFSSNSQAGALHPVMETMDKIVEYFSSMNFAVRTGTMVEDDFNNFEALNLPKYHPARDMQDTFYFKDEMLLRTHTSPVQIRTMMSTKPPIRMIAPGAVFRRDYDITHTPMFHQVEGLLVDQEGKVSFANLKFILEDFLKYMFGDVKVRFRPSFFPFTEPSAEVDISCVFCKGEGCRVCSKTGWLEVLGCGIVDPNVFKAVKYENVSGYAFGLGVERFAMLIHQIGDLRSLFEGDIKLLEQFR
- the pheT gene encoding phenylalanine--tRNA ligase subunit beta, producing MIVTRSWLNEWIDLNGISTDQLVKTFNSIGLEVDSISTYKVPQKIVFGRVLECEKHPDADKLNVCKVDVGDAVLQIVCGASNVRASLDVVVATVGAVMPDGMVIRQAKLRGVESEGMICSAKEIGLPDSKDGIMELDGSIGKFKLGQEVCENTIFSDDIIEIELTANRGDCLSIRGIARDLSAAFDRVLRERNIKESEEKRVGIGRILALSHENNLNVNIRYKAVDLKELKLSFVVKLRLLQIEEKKETDIESAIAYATHSSGVVLRAYNHSFFCAKDEILAKASLCQDENGFASIMARENKKASTIGITQEDASKATSDEGIVLIEASYIPPDIISKKMQSKKMAVGHSYYRASRGSEPDLDQGLNYCIDFIESNSASSVFGGTIELYDMHEDKIISVSKKEIDEIVGANIDKAKITKILKNLGFETTKLSAEDFVVSVPKFRHDISNRQDIAEEIVRLIGIDNIPSKPFTFTEDNRLGDDYFRYKKRQTYRHKAAYSGFFESVSFVFDDKKILQEYGFETLDESKELLNPIVNTLDTLRSTLLSGLLRAASNNSKNGYSSVKLFEVGSVFSSQREESLKMAMLFSGDRESQSLSNFGKPLKVDFGFFAQRVSNIIGEFELREFKTRHSLSHPFQCAAVVIDGETVGELFRLHPNVEESYDLGVTYMCELDFEKLPSGLKTAKRTSKYQASYRDLSIVMPKEMSYEKVKDVIEKSEIEKLVRFYPVDKYCDESLGENMSLSIRFVLQSNDKTLEEEDITEAMDTILNALSSELGIGIR
- the aroA gene encoding 3-phosphoshikimate 1-carboxyvinyltransferase is translated as MKSIKVSKAAKFSLRISEIAPDKSISHRCAMFAMLADGTSEITNFLRAEDTLNSLKIVKNLGATVEDDGVTIKISSDGIKESSEILDCGNSGTGMRLFCGLLSSAEGHFVLTGDEYLRRRPMKRVTAPLRDIGAKLDGRNNGDLAPLSIRGASLRAFNYESKIASAQVKSAMILAALRADGECSYSEPELSRDHTERMLKGMGAGIEVDGLVTKIKPMKKLLSPLKIRVPADPSSAFFFAVAAAITPNSDVVLEGVTLNPTRIEAFEALRRMGADIRYETTDNKYEPIGNIYVRQAPLKAITVEDNISWLIDELPALSIAFACAEGVSVVKNAEELRVKESDRISTVVNGLRACGIEVDEVHDGYSVKGSELKASTINSHGDHRIAMSFMIAGIKCGIEVEDVECVNTSFPNFFELLQKITKIEAV
- a CDS encoding 4-hydroxy-3-methylbut-2-enyl diphosphate reductase — its product is MKIELAESYGFCFGVKRAIKIAEENKNSATYGPLIHNSKEIERLEKDFNVGLSDNHKSFASGDKAVIRTHGIPKNELAELKANNVNVVDATCPYVTKPQQICQEMSKQGYEIIIFGDDAHPEIKGVKSYAMYGATVVTSPKDLENLKLKEKIALVAQTTRRVEDYMEIANYLIPRHKEVRVFNTICNATFENQEAVRKISAKADVMIIVGGKNSSNTKELFKISCDNCKDSYHIEDEKELDFSWFDGKEFCGISAGASTPDWIIQNVVNAIENNLKN
- a CDS encoding 30S ribosomal protein S1, giving the protein MAFDNESFEEENFAEMFAASEKQQETSRIVEGEIVEIQMDENRALVGVGDKLEGILSLDEISENGKLKFNVGDKIKVMVTGYYNERPKISYKKVLEQQKTIDFIDQHKENFEDIIIDGVITKKNRGGYVVEADDVSFFMPRSLAAFKDNDEVVGRKIKAQVVKIDPEQNSIVVSRRKLFNDERKKKKEIIDKLMENDALVEGTIKKITSYGMFVDVGGVDGLVHYNEISYKGPVNPSKLYKEGDSVMVKAISYDKDKRHLSLSIKAVQSDPWAEVESELDEGDTITVTVSNVEAYGVFVDLGNDIEGFLHISEISWDKNVKNPSDYLKVGQEIDVEVIEINPKTHKLRVSLKRLLPKPFDEFMKNHHEGDVISGTVTSLTDFGAFVRIDGVEGLLHNQDISWDKNVKCKDVLKAGDKVEVKIAKINAEDQKISLNRKALLESPIDAFAKTHKLNSIVTGTIRDIKDFGVFVSLGEGVDALIRDEDLAPLEKSDLAVGQKIEAAIAVVDTRRDRIRLSVKKLDYIKSQAMLEEINDNHSHSLGDLIKDKFK